GAGGCTGCGAAGGCCGGCCACCTCGCGAGCGAGTCGATCCCCAGCCGCAGCAGTGCCTCCTCGCCGAACCATGCCTCGCCACCGGGCGCGAGCATCCCCGCGGCGGCGTACGTCGAACCGCCGCCGGGTCTGGGGTCGCAGACGGTCACGTCGTGCCCGGCCATGACCAACTCGTCAGCGCAGGCCAGCCCGATCACCCCGCCACCGACGACCACCACCCGGAGCCCGGGCGTCACCGGGCTCACGACGTGTGAACGAGCTCGGCGATCTCCCGGGCCGCGCCGGGTGGGTCGGGGTCCTTCCAGACGGCGGCGACCACGGCGACGCCATGGGCACCGGAGGTCATCACGTCGCGCACCCGCGCCGCGGTGATCCCCCCGATCGCGATCGCCGGGATCTCCCGTGCGGTCGCGGCGAGCACGTCGAGACCGAGGGGGTCAGGCAACCCGTCCTTGGTCGAGGTGGCGTGCACCGGACCCACCCCGGCGTAGTCGGCGCCCTCGGCCCGCGCTGCGATCGCGTGCTCCGGACCACGGCAGGTGGCACCGACCAGGAAGTCCACCGGGGCGAGCGCCCGCGCGTCCGCGACGGACAAGTCGTTCCGGCCGAGGTGCACCCCGTGCGCCCCGGCGGCGAGTGCGACGTCGAGGCGGTCGTTGACGATCACCCGCGTCCCCCGTGGCGCGAGCTCGGCCAGCAGCTCACGCGTCCAGGCGACGACCTCACGGTCACTGGCTTGCTTTGCACGGACCTGGACCGCGTCGACGCGCGGAGTGCCGACGGCGCCCTCGCCAACGACGGCGAGCAGGCGCGTCAACGCATCCCGATCGAGGGGTCCGAAATCGGTGATCAGGTGGAACCGTGGCAACACGTCGATCTCACTTCCTTCGCCGGCATGATCCGGAGCAGGTTCGACGGTCGGGGCGGCATCAGCCCCATCTCAGCCCGATGCATCGGGCTCCCGTGTGGATGCGGAGGACACTAGCACCGGACCGGTCCGTGCCCACGGGTGTCGTCCGCACGGGTGTGTTGGTAGCGTGCCGAACGCCAGTCAACCTCCCGTGGTCCGCCGCGGGGGCGCAGGGAACCCGGTGCGAATCCGGGACTGACGCGCAGCGGTAAGGGTGACGGGCGGGGCCCTGTCTTACGACAGCCACTGGACCGCGGGGTCCGGGAAGGCGTCCCGCACCGGGTGATCCCGAGTCCGAAGACCTGCTGGCCCTTGCGGCAACAGCCGCGAGGTCACTCGAGGACCCCGCGCACGGGTCCCTGACCTCAGAGGACCATCGGTGCCCCTCCCACCCGTTCGACTCCGCCGTGACCGGTGCCCCGGCGTGCTCCGCCCCTGGCCCGCCGACGACGGCGCACTGATTCGCCTGCGTCTGGCCGGCGGCCACCTCCCAGCCGGATCCCTTGAGATCCTCGCGCAGGTGGCGCACGACCACGGCGACGGGCAGGTCTACCTCACGGGGCGTGCCAACCTGCAGCTGCGCGCGCTGCCGTTCGTCGGCGGCCAGCTTCCTGACGAGGTGGTGGACGCCGTCGTGGGGACCGGTCTGCTCCCCTCGCGCAGCCACGAGCTCGCACGCAACCTGATGTGCTCCCCGCTCACCGGGATCTCCGGAGGTCGGGCCGACCTGCGGCCGGTGGTCCATGAGCTCGACGAGCGCCTCT
The Nocardioides luti genome window above contains:
- the thiE gene encoding thiamine phosphate synthase, translated to MTRLLAVVGEGAVGTPRVDAVQVRAKQASDREVVAWTRELLAELAPRGTRVIVNDRLDVALAAGAHGVHLGRNDLSVADARALAPVDFLVGATCRGPEHAIAARAEGADYAGVGPVHATSTKDGLPDPLGLDVLAATAREIPAIAIGGITAARVRDVMTSGAHGVAVVAAVWKDPDPPGAAREIAELVHTS